The Anolis carolinensis isolate JA03-04 chromosome 1, rAnoCar3.1.pri, whole genome shotgun sequence genome window below encodes:
- the LOC134293427 gene encoding uncharacterized protein LOC134293427 yields MFMFPTVKVPGDTTESLVCSFRSGCGELTLSQEYGHHPAVAVRCNMQVEDEELLGAGGGRSERATPETDAEFHQLAALASSTAYAQPNGVTQRRGVVRGDSTGGEEGSPSPGPQKMVFLEERMSAMETTLAVMSRAMERLAVLAEPERGRELRASSMWDVSMGSSQGFADLPAPKGREMRKEPGARPKIQTSLTRVEESDDEGEKPPRIPATLPTETLVPLANAGRGTGQREAAAGPTGPQGGLRRAENWGLPPQGPLPRREELRIEFGGESSELDFFLTTVRGYMEDNAHTFRTESSRVRAIGAVLKRGAASWYVQLHARRDPCLGSLRRFMGALETRFRDPLEQIRAREELKTVSQGQRSVSEYAEEFQCLAEKVPEWSAVTKIELFKEGLRREILSWAVHRDEPDTLRGWIQLAGRIETSLAQARRHRGGLQQRPQMKEGSRKEGSTPAGRRTEPTGNVSTSRRGCFVCGRLGHRAAECWQRKGEGGGPPKPRAVAGKRAEEEPPMRHHSGGLDEGEEDAMSEPCY; encoded by the exons atgttcatgtttcctacagtaaaagttcctggtgataccacagagagtctcgtgtgttcattcaggagcggctgtggtgagctgacactaagccaagaatacggacaccatcccgctgtagcggtgaggtgtaacatgcaagtggaggatgaagagctcttgggcgccggaggaggaaggtcggaaagggccactcccgagacggacgctgagttccaccagctggcggccctggcgtcatccaccgcttatgcccagccaaatggggtaacccagaggcgcggagtggtgcggggagatagcaccggaggagaggaaggttcaccttccccaggcccgcaaaagatggtgtttctggaggagaggatgtcggcgatggagaccaccctggcagtgatgtcgagggcgatggagcgcctggcggttttggcggagccggagcgaggaagggaactccgggctagctcaatgtgggacgtgagcatgggaagcagccagggctttgcagacctcccagcaccgaagggaagggaaatgcgaaaggagcccggtgcccggcccaagatccaaacgagcctgacgcgggtggaggagagtgacgacgaaggggaaaagcctccgagaatcccggctacgctcccaactgagaccctggtgcccctggcgaatgccgggcgtggcacaggacaaagggaagcagcagcggggcccactggcccgcaagggggcttgcgacgggcggagaattggggattgccaccacagggacccctaccgagacgagaggaactaaggatcgagtttgggggagagtcctctgaactggattttttcctgaccacggtgaggggctatatggaggacaatgcccacacttttagaacggaatccagccgggtacgggccattggtgcagtgttgaagaggggagcggccagctggtacgttcaactacacgcgcggcgcgacccatgtctggggtcactccgacgctttatgggggccctggagacccgtttccgagatccactggagcagatccgggcgagggaggagttgaagaccgtctcccaggggcagaggtcggtatctgagtatgcggaggagttccaatgcctcgctgaaaaggtgccggaatggtctgcagtgacaaagatagaactcttcaaagaggggctcaggcgggagatcctctcctgggcggtgcatcgtgatgagcctgacacactgcgcggatggattcagctggcggggcgcatcgagacatcgctggcccaggcgaggaggcaccgaggagggctacagcagcggccgcagatgaaagaggggagccggaaggagggatcaaccccagccgggaggagaacggagccgacagggaacgtgagcaccagcaggaggggctgcttcgtgtgcggccgtttgggccacagggctgccgagtgctggcagagaaaaggggaaggcggaggcccgcccaaaccaagagccgtggcagggaaacgcgccgaggaagaaccaccgatgaggcaccactcgggggggttg gacgaaggggaggaggacgccatgtcagaaccctgctactag